A stretch of Ipomoea triloba cultivar NCNSP0323 chromosome 11, ASM357664v1 DNA encodes these proteins:
- the LOC115995709 gene encoding uncharacterized protein LOC115995709 isoform X2, translating into MAEISEFKYAYFISGANIIRIKIPMTSNSFQHEAELVFSNPSQPLPLGMGLFSHNHIVYMVGGYFHKREVCVDRPKVVDVEGFQYFDLVYMFDPTKFDEIPLENIKPLQNLNLNCDRMVVYPNVIRAEDRIYLLSLRDYFCHHFDMIGHAFHFQYFDPNKNLFKTLPPPPVLHDSKLMDMSTLDARCHFFLRGYIYVFITDAKTCFQTSKFNTINSDSEWEDCKSMVDKFKEKNIPFPFLHVGDMGISNELADNTWILVALNGGALPIAYNVHLSDKGDIDPISHRVLAELHTSDVHKYGRKNEWKQLADMGGGRFCVMCCALDEDFLIYGFEIDFELEWTIQSDKTKVSSSSIIFKMEFNHNYPIPLKGQLTGFCIGSAPPPPLASPDNEDQDKNDRKSKRKGVSRLFVYLSPALPVLLLLFLLRGR; encoded by the exons ATGGCGGAAATCTCAGAATTCAAATATGCTTATTTCATTTCCGGAGCAAACATAATTCGGATTAAAATCCCTATGACATCTAATAGTTTTCAACACGAAGCCGAGCTTGTGTTCTCTAATCCATCTCAACCTCTTCCGTTAGGTATGGGACTCTTTAGCCACAATCACATTGTATATATGGTTGGGGGCTACTTTCACAAAAGGGAGGTGTGCGTGGACAGACCTAAGGTTGTGGATGTGGAAGGATTTCAATATTTCGATCTTGTTTATATGTTTGATCCAACCAAGTTTGACGAAATTCCGCTTGAAAATATTAAACCACTTCAGAACTTAAACTTAAACTGTGATCGCATGGTGGTGTATCCTAACGTCATTCGAGCTGAGGATCGGATTTACCTGTTGTCACTGCGTGATTATTTTTGTCATCATTTTGACATGATCGGACACGCCTTCCATTTTCAATACTTTGATCCAAACAAGAATTTGTTTAAAACCCTGCCACCCCCACCCGTCCTACATGATTCTAAATTAATGGACATGTCTACTCTTGATGCACGGTGTCATTTTTTCCTTAgaggttatatatatgtgtttattaCAGACGCCAAGACTTGTTTTCAAACATCTAAGTTCAACACCATAAATTCAGATTCAGAATGGGAGGATTGCAAGTCCATGGTGGACaaatttaaagagaaaaatattcctTTTCCCTTCTTACATGTTGGCGATATGGGGATTTCGAATGAATTGGCTGATAACACTTGGATTCTAGTCGCCCTTAATGGTGGTGCTCTGCCCATTGCATATAATGTTCACCTTAGTGACAAGGGTGATATTGATCCTATATCTCATAGGGTTCTGGCTGAACTTCATACTTCGGATGTTCATAAGTATGGCAGGAAAAATGAGTGGAAACAATTAGCTGATATGGGAGGTGGAAGGTTTTGTGTGATGTGCTGTGCTTTAGATGAAGATTTTTTGATATACGGCTTCGAAATTGATTTTGAACTTGAATGGACCATTCAAAGTGATAAAACTAAAGTGAGTTCGTCatctattattttcaaaatggaatTCAATCATAATTACCCCATCCCTTTGAAGGGTCAACTTACCGGTTTCTGTATAGG CtctgctcctcctcctcctcttgcaTCTCCTGACAATGAAGACCAAGACAAGAATGATAGGAAGAGTAAGAGAAAAGGGGTGAGTAgattgtttgtatatttatcTCCAGCTCTGCCAGTTCTgctcctcctcttcctcctccggGGCCGCTGA
- the LOC115995847 gene encoding magnesium transporter MRS2-3-like: protein MATGPLLPPKISAPPWDDCKPTTALFGGVGGIGGTRKKASGVRPWLLLDSTGKAVVEEAGKHDIMRRTGLPARDLRILDPLLSYPSTVLGRERAIVVNLEHIKAIITAQEVLLLNSKDPSVTPFAEEIQRRIQRHHEATKSQETGGYNAEWRDLYSLEDSQSHPVFRPNFSSEGENRDGAKKLLPFEFVGLEACLETACSCLDNEARTLELEAYPALDKLTSKISTRNLERVRQIKSRLVAITGRVQKVRDELEHLLDDDEDMREMYLTEKLQEHDSNSVSFMNEQNGNGTDDNDEAAAAEAAATEAEQAYLIPPERANSPGRESHGSGSSNSKQHLHVEELEMLLEAYFVQIEGTMNKLSTLREYVDDTEDYINIMLDDKQNHLLQVSVTLNTATLVVNAFVVVSGIFGMNITIELFDSQLAGMAEFMWTIGGGTAACILLYVSAIAWYKHRRLLD from the coding sequence ATGGCGACAGGTCCTCTTCTCCCGCCGAAGATCTCCGCCCCGCCGTGGGACGACTGCAAGCCGACCACCGCTCTCTTCGGCGGGGTAGGCGGCATTGGTGGAACACGAAAGAAGGCGTCGGGAGTCCGGCCATGGCTTCTATTGGACTCTACAGGGAAGGCGGTGGTGGAGGAGGCCGGAAAACACGATATCATGCGCCGGACCGGACTCCCTGCGCGCGATCTCCGGATACTCGATCCACTCCTGTCCTATCCTTCCACCGTCCTAGGCCGCGAGCGGGCCATCGTTGTAAATCTGGAGCACATCAAGGCCATAATCACCGCTCAGGAGGTCCTTCTCCTAAACTCCAAAGATCCATCCGTCACACCTTTCGCCGAAGAGATTCAGCGGAGAATACAGCGCCACCACGAGGCTACCAAGTCGCAGGAAACCGGCGGCTACAACGCGGAATGGAGAGATCTGTACTCTCTGGAAGATTCACAATCGCATCCAGTTTTCCGTCCAAACTTCTCATCGGAGGGAGAAAACAGAGACGGAGCGAAGAAGCTTCTCCCGTTTGAATTCGTCGGGCTGGAAGCCTGCCTGGAAACCGCTTGCAGTTGCTTGGATAACGAGGCGAGAACACTGGAGCTCGAAGCTTATCCCGCATTAGACAAACTGACTTCGAAGATCAGTACTCGAAACCTGGAGCGAGTCCGTCAGATCAAAAGCCGATTGGTCGCCATTACCGGCCGTGTCCAGAAGGTTCGAGACGAGCTCGAGCATCTACTTGACGACGATGAAGACATGCGCGAGATGTATTTGACCGAGAAGCTTCAGGAACACGATAGCAACTCTGTTTCCTTCATGAACGAGCAAAACGGCAACGGCACGGATGATAACGATGAAGCCGCTGCGGCGGAGGCGGCGGCGACGGAGGCGGAGCAGGCATACCTAATCCCGCCGGAAAGAGCGAATTCGCCGGGGCGCGAAAGCCACGGAAGCGGGAGCTCTAACAGCAAGCAGCATCTCCACGTGGAGGAACTGGAAATGCTGTTAGAAGCGTACTTTGTGCAGATCGAGGGGACGATGAACAAACTGTCCACGCTCCGGGAGTACGTGGACGACACGGAGGACTACATCAACATCATGCTGGACGACAAGCAGAACCACCTTCTGCAAGTGAGCGTCACGCTCAACACCGCGACGCTGGTTGTGAATGCTTTCGTGGTGGTGTCCGGGATTTTCGGGATGAATATCACCATTGAATTGTTCGACTCTCAACTAGCTGGGATGGCGGAGTTCATGTGGACCATTGGCGGTGGCACCGCCGCCTGCATTTTGCTATACGTTTCTGCAATTGCCTGGTATAAACACAGACGATTACTGGATTGA
- the LOC115995848 gene encoding putative Peroxidase 48: protein MNFKRHLFLVFTIVVLIICLKNQNAETNKNHSSSSEFEMLNWSSSDEQSLSASLFSFTGNNVEAPKHSESLRYDYYDETCPQAEHIVQSVVRRLYMTRPRIAPQLLRLVFHDCFVQGCDASVLLDPADGIESEKAAIPNLFLKGDDVIDIIKSELEAACPQVVSCADIVVLAARESVILVGGPFYPLTTGRRDSNEPHFQFTNELPAPTDDLPKILEKFSSKGFKEWEIVSLLGSHSTGVIHCNFFSDRLGRTNEPDPSIDTEFLNLLRSKCNVSEASSALPASGSAPVPSNEQPTIEMDYKGPGNGFGTIYYQSLLQSKGILFSDQQMIAAEETAAWVQAYALDVNLFRLKFCRSMMKLSNLGVLTASKGRVRLNCRKVH from the exons atgaATTTCAAAAGACATTTGTTTCTGGTCTTTACGATCGTAGTTCTGATCATCTGTTTGAAGAATCAGAACGCCGAAACCAACAAaaaccattcttcttcttcggagTTTGAGATGTTGAACTGGTCTTCATCTGATGAACAATCGCTTTCTGCATCTCTGTTCTCATTTACAGGCAACAATGTTGAAGCTCCAAAGCATTCTGAGAGCCTCAGATACGATTACTACGACGAAACTTGCCCTCAGGCGGAGCACATAGTCCAATCCGTCGTTCGGCGCCTCTACATGACGCGCCCTAGAATTGCTCCTCAACTTTTGCGCCTCGTTTTCCATGACTGCTTCGTTCAG GGTTGTGATGCCTCAGTTCTGCTAGACCCAGCTGATGGCATCGAAAGTGAGAAAGCAGCAATTCCCAATTTGTTCTTGAAGGGTGATGATGTTATTGATATCATCAAATCCGAGCTTGAAGCAGCCTGCCCACAAGTTGTTTCTTGTGCTGATATTGTTGTTCTGGCTGCAAGAGAAAGTGTCATTCTG GTTGGGGGTCCATTCTACCCATTGACTACTGGAAGAAGAGATAGTAACGAGCCGCACTTTCAATTTACTAATGAACTTCCAGCACCCACAGATGACCTTCCCAAGATACTTGAGAAGTTCTCATCGAAAGGTTTCAAAGAATGGGAGATAGTCAGCCTCTTAG GGAGCCACAGCACTGGGGTGATTCATTGCAATTTCTTCAGCGACCGGCTTGGGAGGACTAATGAGCCAGACCCTTCTATAGATACTGAATTCCTCAACCTTTTAAGGTCAAAATGCAACGTTAGCGAAGCATCATCTGCGCTGCCAGCCTCAGGATCAGCACCAGTACCGTCCAACGAGCAGCCAACAATAGAGATGGATTACAAGGGACCTGGAAATGGTTTTGGTACAATATACTATCAAAGTCTGCTACAAAGCAAGGGAATACTCTTTTCAGATCAGCAAATGATTGCAGCAGAAGAAACTGCAGCCTGGGTCCAAGCATATGCTTTAGATGTTAACTTGTTCCGCCTGAAATTTTGCCGTTCAATGATGAAGCTTTCCAATCTTGGGGTTTTGACTGCATCAAAGGGGAGGGTTCGCCTAAATTGCAGAAAAGTTCACTGA
- the LOC115997296 gene encoding ATP-dependent DNA helicase DDX11, with product MDEEKPVFSAFPYKPYPIQLDFMNALYRSLENGGIAMLESPTGTGKTLSIICSALQWLVDRKQLQKDKPENQSGPDDEPDWMRNFVLNTETKASEKKEKRTSFRKNNFNRKEKQEAFRDIETKETKVLKSNNGFEGMDDEEFLMEEYDSEGENGGKLKRKSGEDSASSSSEDDDDDKEEQRLKVYFCSRTHSQLSQFIKELRKTKFASELTSVCLGSRKNFCINEDVLKLGTSTRINERCLELQKSRKKECCKVTKTKNLGLKGRVRRTKASSGCPMLRSRKVEKEFRSEISQQGPLDIEDLVHIGRELGTCPYYGSRNIVPKADLIVLPYQSLLSKSSRESLGLSLKDNVVIIDEAHNLADSLISMYDAKVTLSQLDCLHSHLESYLKRFQNLLGPGNRRYIQTLMVLTRAFLQILCHGKNASNAEPFYPAQGTESSFEFSMAINEFLFSLNIDNINLVKLVYYIQESNIIHKVCGYGDKLAAEKVSASKDSDKSSDGSSLSGFQSLLDMLLSLTNKDSDGRVIVSRTRPSSEGQKGGYLKYVMLSGEKIFSEVLDQARAVILAGGTLQPIEETKERLFPSLQPDKLHFFSCGHIIPSENILPIAVSHGPSGHPFDFSYNTRTSSIMIEELGLLLCNLVTLIPEGIVVFFSSFDYEALVYNSWKELGILARIMKKKRIYREPRKSTEVKLVLREYNDTIEELSHSDPKSHNGAILLAIVGGKISEGINFSDGMGRCIIMVGLPYPSPSDIELIERVKHIESIGCASISKTPKLSAPTQCFNGDAQAGLSILRSCKHRGKQYYENLCIKALNQSIGRAIRHINDYAAILLVDGRFSSNPTERRSSHLTSKLPQWINARLVSSTKNYGEVHRLLHQFFKFHKDKVK from the exons ATGGACGAGGAAAAGCCCGTATTCTCAGCATTCCCATACAAACCCTACCCCATTCAGCTCGATTTCATGAACGCCCTCTATCGATCTCTTGAAAATGGCGGTATCGCAATGCTCGAGAGCCCTACTG GAACTGGGAAAACGTTAAGTATAATATGCAGTGCTCTGCAGTGGCTTGTTGATAGAAAGCAACTACAGAAGGATAAACCCGAAAACCAATCAGGGCCAGATGATGAGCCCGATTGGATGCGGAATTTTGTGCTTAATACTGAAACCAAAGCATCTGAAAAGAAGGAGAAAAGGACATCTTTTAGGAAAAATAACTTTAATAGGAAAGAAAAACAGGAAGCATTTCGAGATATTGAGACCAAGGAGACTAAAGTTTTGAAGAGTAATAATGGGTTTGAAGGCATGGATGATGAAGAGTTTTTGATGGAAGAGTACGATAGTGAAGGCGAAAATGGTGGgaaattgaaaagaaagagcGGTGAGGATTCTGCGAGTTCCTcgagtgaggatgatgatgatgacaaggAAGAGCAAagattgaaagtttatttttgcAGTAGAACCCATTCACAACTTTCACAGTTTATAAAGGAGTTGAGGAAGACTAAATTTGCCAGTGAATTGACATCTGTGTGCTTGGGGTCTAGGAAAAATTTCTGCATCAATGAAG ATGTATTGAAGCTGGGGACCTCCACACGAATAAATGAGAGATGCTTAGAGCTTCAAAAGAGTAGGAAGAAAGAATGTTGTAAAGTTACCAAAACAAAG AACTTGGGTCTGAAGGGGAGAGTACGGCGGACAAAAGCTTCATCTGGATGTCCAATGCTTAGAAGCCGTAAAGTAGAAAAAGAATTTAGGAGTGAGATTTCTCAACAAGGGCCTTTGGATATTGAGGATCTTGTTCACATTGGTCGTGAGTTGGGAACTTGCCCATATTATGGTTCGAGAAACATAGTGCCTAAAGCAGACCTTATTGTTCTTCCTTACCAATCTCTTCTTTCAAAGTCATCACGTGAATCTCTTGGTTTGAGTTTAAAAGataatgttgttattattgatGAGGCACACAATCTAGCTGATTCTCTTATCAGCATGTATGATGCAAAAGTTACTTTGTCTCAG TTGGACTGTCTGCATTCTCACTTGGAAAGTTACCTCAAGCGATTTCAGAATCTGTTAGGACCAGGAAATAGAAGATATATCCAGACATTGATGGTACTCACCCGGGCTTTTCTACAAATTTTATGCCATGGGAAGAATGCTAGCAATGCTGAACCCTTTTACCCTGCACAGGGAACTGAAAGCAGTTTTGAGTTTTCGATGGCAATTAATGAATTCTTGTTTTCTCTCAACATTGACAACATAAACCTTGTCAAACTGGTCTACTATATACAGGAAAGCAATATAATTCACAAG GTCTGTGGATATGGAGATAAACTAGCTGCAGAAAAAGTTTCAGCCTCAAAAGATAGTGACAAAAGCAGTGATGGAAGCTCGCTATCTGGTTTCCAATCACTACTTGATATGTTGCTGTCTTTAACGAATAAAGATTCTGATGGGAGGGTAATAGTATCAAGGACAAGGCCAAGTTCTGAAGGACAAAAAGGAGGATATCTGAAATATGTCATGCTTAGTGGGGAAAAGATATTTTCTGAG GTTCTGGATCAGGCTCGTGCTGTTATATTAGCTGGGGGAACTCTACAACCTATTGAAGAAACAAAGGAACGGCTCTTCCCATCTTTACAGCCTGATAAGTTGCATTTCTTTTCCTGTGGTCATATCATACCATCTGAAAATATTTTACCCATTGCTGTTTCCCATGGGCCATCTGGGCATCCCTTTGATTTTAGTTACAATACCCGAACCTCCTCAATCATG ATTGAAGAGTTAGGGCTGCTGCTTTGCAATTTAGTGACATTGATTCCTGAAGGAATAGTTGTGTTCTTCTCATCATTTGACTATGAGGCACTGGTGTACAATTCATGGAAGGAATTGGGCATACTTGCGAGAATTATGAAGAAGAAACGTATATATAGAGAGCCTAGAAAAAGTACAGAGGTGAAACTTGTCCTTAGGGAATATAATGATACAATTGAAGAATTGTCCCATAGTGATCCCAAATCTCACAATGGTGCAATTCTCCTAGCAATTGTGGGTGGAAAAATATCAGAAGGTATCAATTTCAGTGATGGAATGGGTAGATGCATAATTATGGTTGGACTTCCTTATCCAAGTCCATCTGACATTGAATTGATTGAGAGGGTGAAGCACATTGAAAGCATTGGGTGTGCATCTATCAGTAAAACACCCAAACTTTCAGCCCCAACTCAATGCTTTAATGGAGATGCCCAAGCTGGGTTGAGCATCCTAAGAAGCTGCAAGCACAGAGGGAAACAATATTATGAGAATCTTTGCATCAAAGCTCTAAATCAATCTATTG GTAGAGCAATCAGGCATATAAATGATTATGCTGCAATCTTGTTGGTTGATGGACGGTTTTCATCTAATCCAACAGAAAGAAGATCTTCCCATTTAACAAGCAAGCTTCCACAGTGGATTAATGCCCGCCTAGTTTCCTCAACTAAGAATTATGGAGAGGTCCACAGACTACTGCATCAGTTCTTCAAGTTCCATAAAGATAAAGTGAAGTGA
- the LOC115995709 gene encoding uncharacterized protein LOC115995709 isoform X1 — MAEISEFKYAYFISGANIIRIKIPMTSNSFQHEAELVFSNPSQPLPLGMGLFSHNHIVYMVGGYFHKREVCVDRPKVVDVEGFQYFDLVYMFDPTKFDEIPLENIKPLQNLNLNCDRMVVYPNVIRAEDRIYLLSLRDYFCHHFDMIGHAFHFQYFDPNKNLFKTLPPPPVLHDSKLMDMSTLDARCHFFLRGYIYVFITDAKTCFQTSKFNTINSDSEWEDCKSMVDKFKEKNIPFPFLHVGDMGISNELADNTWILVALNGGALPIAYNVHLSDKGDIDPISHRVLAELHTSDVHKYGRKNEWKQLADMGGGRFCVMCCALDEDFLIYGFEIDFELEWTIQSDKTKVSSSSIIFKMEFNHNYPIPLKGQLTGFCIGFAPPPLASPSSAPPPPLASPDNEDQDKNDRKSKRKGVSRLFVYLSPALPVLLLLFLLRGR; from the exons ATGGCGGAAATCTCAGAATTCAAATATGCTTATTTCATTTCCGGAGCAAACATAATTCGGATTAAAATCCCTATGACATCTAATAGTTTTCAACACGAAGCCGAGCTTGTGTTCTCTAATCCATCTCAACCTCTTCCGTTAGGTATGGGACTCTTTAGCCACAATCACATTGTATATATGGTTGGGGGCTACTTTCACAAAAGGGAGGTGTGCGTGGACAGACCTAAGGTTGTGGATGTGGAAGGATTTCAATATTTCGATCTTGTTTATATGTTTGATCCAACCAAGTTTGACGAAATTCCGCTTGAAAATATTAAACCACTTCAGAACTTAAACTTAAACTGTGATCGCATGGTGGTGTATCCTAACGTCATTCGAGCTGAGGATCGGATTTACCTGTTGTCACTGCGTGATTATTTTTGTCATCATTTTGACATGATCGGACACGCCTTCCATTTTCAATACTTTGATCCAAACAAGAATTTGTTTAAAACCCTGCCACCCCCACCCGTCCTACATGATTCTAAATTAATGGACATGTCTACTCTTGATGCACGGTGTCATTTTTTCCTTAgaggttatatatatgtgtttattaCAGACGCCAAGACTTGTTTTCAAACATCTAAGTTCAACACCATAAATTCAGATTCAGAATGGGAGGATTGCAAGTCCATGGTGGACaaatttaaagagaaaaatattcctTTTCCCTTCTTACATGTTGGCGATATGGGGATTTCGAATGAATTGGCTGATAACACTTGGATTCTAGTCGCCCTTAATGGTGGTGCTCTGCCCATTGCATATAATGTTCACCTTAGTGACAAGGGTGATATTGATCCTATATCTCATAGGGTTCTGGCTGAACTTCATACTTCGGATGTTCATAAGTATGGCAGGAAAAATGAGTGGAAACAATTAGCTGATATGGGAGGTGGAAGGTTTTGTGTGATGTGCTGTGCTTTAGATGAAGATTTTTTGATATACGGCTTCGAAATTGATTTTGAACTTGAATGGACCATTCAAAGTGATAAAACTAAAGTGAGTTCGTCatctattattttcaaaatggaatTCAATCATAATTACCCCATCCCTTTGAAGGGTCAACTTACCGGTTTCTGTATAGG CTTTGCTCCGCCTCCCCTTGCATCTCCTAGCtctgctcctcctcctcctcttgcaTCTCCTGACAATGAAGACCAAGACAAGAATGATAGGAAGAGTAAGAGAAAAGGGGTGAGTAgattgtttgtatatttatcTCCAGCTCTGCCAGTTCTgctcctcctcttcctcctccggGGCCGCTGA